Proteins encoded in a region of the Limnothrix sp. FACHB-406 genome:
- a CDS encoding TRC40/GET3/ArsA family transport-energizing ATPase, producing MRVILMTGKGGVGKTSVAAATGLRCAELGYKTLVLSTDPAHSLADSLDLELGHDPIAVRPNLWAAELDALAELEGNWGAVKRYITQVLQARGLEGVQAEELAILPGMDEIFALVRMKRHYDEGEYEVLIIDSAPTGTALRLLSLPEVGGWYMRRFYKPLQSMSVALRPLVEPIFRPIAGFSLPDKEVMDAPYEFYEQIEALEKVLTNSSQTSVRLVTNPEKMVIKESLRAHAYLSLYNVATDMVVANRVIPAEVSDPFFDRWKADQQKYKDEIHENFRPLPVKEVPLFSEELCGLAALDRLKETLYPNNEDPAQVYYKETTLRVVQVDNTYSLEMYLPGIPKSQIELSKTGDELNVRIGNHRRNLVLPQALAALQPTGAKMEEDYLKIRFSEPAKV from the coding sequence ATGCGCGTAATTTTGATGACCGGCAAAGGCGGAGTCGGTAAAACCTCCGTCGCCGCAGCCACCGGCCTGCGCTGTGCCGAGCTGGGCTACAAAACCCTCGTCCTCAGTACCGATCCGGCCCATTCCTTAGCCGATAGCCTGGATTTAGAGTTGGGTCACGACCCGATCGCGGTGCGACCGAACCTGTGGGCGGCGGAGTTGGATGCCCTGGCAGAATTAGAAGGAAATTGGGGCGCAGTGAAGCGCTACATCACGCAAGTCCTGCAAGCGCGTGGCCTAGAAGGTGTGCAAGCGGAAGAATTGGCGATTTTGCCGGGAATGGACGAAATTTTCGCCCTGGTGCGCATGAAGCGACACTACGACGAGGGTGAATACGAAGTCTTGATCATTGACTCAGCCCCCACGGGCACGGCCTTGCGGCTTTTGAGCCTGCCGGAAGTGGGCGGTTGGTACATGCGCCGCTTCTATAAGCCGCTGCAAAGCATGTCTGTCGCCCTGCGGCCATTGGTAGAACCGATCTTCCGCCCGATCGCTGGTTTTTCATTGCCGGATAAGGAAGTGATGGACGCGCCCTACGAGTTCTATGAACAAATTGAGGCGTTGGAAAAGGTCTTAACCAACAGTTCCCAAACTTCGGTGCGGCTGGTGACCAATCCAGAAAAAATGGTGATCAAGGAATCGCTGCGGGCCCATGCTTACCTGAGTTTATATAACGTGGCAACCGATATGGTGGTGGCCAATCGGGTGATTCCGGCGGAGGTGAGCGATCCCTTTTTCGATCGCTGGAAAGCCGATCAACAGAAATATAAGGATGAAATTCACGAGAATTTCCGCCCCTTGCCGGTGAAAGAAGTGCCGCTTTTTTCTGAAGAATTATGCGGATTGGCAGCGCTCGATCGCCTGAAGGAAACCCTTTACCCGAACAACGAAGATCCTGCTCAGGTTTATTACAAAGAAACGACCTTGCGTGTGGTGCAGGTGGACAACACCTACAGTCTGGAAATGTACTTGCCGGGCATTCCTAAGAGCCAGATTGAACTGAGCAAAACCGGTGATGAACTGAATGTTCGGATCGGTAACCATCGCCGTAATTTGGTGTTGCCCCAAGCCCTGGCGGCTCTGCAACCAACGGGTGCTAAAATGGAAGAAGATTACCTGAAAATCCGCTTTTCAGAACCCGCTAAGGTCTAG
- a CDS encoding DUF2358 domain-containing protein, whose protein sequence is MSMESIVEILKADYQKFPKDQTFEIYDREVYFKDPTSEFRGVDRYRKTIAFIDQWFQDPCLRLHEIAVTTDRTIRTDWTLTWTTPIPWKPRISITGWSELGLNSQGLINSHIDYWQCSIWDVLKQHFARANG, encoded by the coding sequence ATGAGTATGGAATCAATTGTCGAAATTCTGAAGGCAGACTATCAGAAATTTCCTAAGGATCAAACATTTGAAATTTACGATCGGGAGGTTTATTTCAAAGATCCAACGAGTGAATTTCGAGGAGTTGATCGCTACCGAAAAACGATCGCCTTTATTGATCAATGGTTTCAGGATCCTTGCCTCAGGCTGCATGAAATTGCTGTGACAACCGATCGCACGATCCGCACAGACTGGACTCTGACTTGGACGACACCAATCCCCTGGAAACCGCGAATTTCGATCACCGGTTGGAGCGAGCTGGGGCTGAATTCCCAGGGTTTAATCAACTCCCACATTGACTATTGGCAATGTTCCATCTGGGATGTGTTGAAACAGCATTTTGCTCGCGCAAACGGTTGA